From a single Hypanus sabinus isolate sHypSab1 chromosome 7, sHypSab1.hap1, whole genome shotgun sequence genomic region:
- the enc1 gene encoding ectoderm-neural cortex protein 1, whose protein sequence is MRMSVRMHENRKSRASNGSMNIYLFHKTTYADSVLTHLNLLRQQRLFTDVLLHAGEKTFPCHRAVLAACSRYFEAMFSGGLRESKDNEVNFHNSIHPEVLELLLDYAYSSRVLINEENAESLLEAGDMLQFQDIRDACAEFLEKNLHPTNCLGMLLLSDAHHCTKLYELSWRMCLSNFPTISKSEDFLQLPKDTLVQLLSSEELETEDEKLVYETTIKWVKYDVNRRHCCLPELLQTVRLALLPAVYLMENVATEELITRQLKSKELIEEAIHCKLKILQNDGVVTSLCARPRKTGHALLLLGGQTFMCDKVYLIDHKAKEIIPKADIPSPRKEFSACAIGCKVYVTGGRGSENGVSKDVWVYDTLHEEWSKSAPMLVARFGHGSAELKHSLYVVGGHTAATGRQPASPSVSLKQVEQYDPVTNKWTMVAPLREGVSNAAVVSAKLRLFAFGGTSVSHDKLPKVQCYDPVENRWTVPATCPQPWRYTAAAVLGNQIFIMGGDTEFSACSAYRFNSETYQWTKVGDVTAKRMSCHAVASGNKLYVVGGYFGTQRCKTLDCYDPTLDTWNSITTVPYSLIPTAFVSTWKHLPT, encoded by the coding sequence ATGAGAATGTCAGTAAGGATGCATGAAAACCGGAAATCAAGAGCCAGCAATGGCTCAATGAATATCTATCTCTTCCACAAGACCACCTATGCTGACAGTGTCCTCACCCACCTGAATCTTCTGCGTCAACAGAGGCTCTtcacagatgtcctccttcaTGCAGGGGAGAAGACCTTTCCTTGTCACAGGGCTGTGCTGGCTGCCTGTAGCCGCTACTTTGAGGCCATGTTCAGCGGAGGATTGCGCGAGAGCAAGGACAACGAAGTTAATTTCCATAACTCCATACACCCAGAGGTTCTCGAGCTTCTTTTAGACTATGCTTACTCGTCGCGTGTCCTTATCAATGAAGAAAATGCAGAGTCGCTTCTGGAGGCAGGTGACATGCTGCAGTTCCAAGATATTCGTGACGCTTGCGCAGAGTTCTTGGAGAAAAACCTACACCCGACCAACTGTCTGGGAATGCTGCTGCTCTCCGACGCCCACCATTGCACTAAACTTTATGAGCTGTCCTGGCGGATGTGCCTCAGTAACTTCCCAACCATCAGCAAGAGCGAAGACTTTCTGCAGCTGCCAAAGGATACGCTGGTGCAGCTTCTCTCGAGCGAAGAGCTGGAGACGGAGGACGAGAAGCTTGTGTATGAGACCACCATAAAGTGGGTGAAGTACGATGTGAACAGGCGCCACTGTTGTTTGCCGGAACTGTTGCAGACTGTTCGACTGGCCCTCCTTCCAGCTGTTTACCTGATGGAGAATGTGGCCACGGAAGAGCTTATTACCAGGCAGCTGAAGAGTAAGGAGTTAATTGAGGAAGCAATACATTGTAAATTAAAGATTTTACAGAACGATGGAGTTGTGACCAGTCTTTGTGCCAGGCCTCGAAAAACTGGGCATGCCTTGCTCCTCCTTGGGGGACAGACTTTTATGTGTGATAAAGTTTATCTAATAGACCATAAAGCAAAGGAGATCATTCCAAAAGCAGACATCCCCAGCCCACGCAAAGAGTTCAGTGCATGTGCGATTGGCTGCAAAGTATATGTGACCGGAGGCCGAGGGTCAGAAAATGGAGTCTCTAAGGATGTTTGGGTGTACGATACTCTTCATGAAGAGTGGTCAAAGTCGGCCCCGATGCTCGTTGCGAGGTTCGGCCATGGATCTGCTGAGCTGAAGCATTCCCTGTACGTGGTGGGAGGTCACACGGCAGCCACGGGACGCCAGCCAGCTTCACCCTCCGTTTCACTCAAGCAGGTGGAGCAGTACGACCCAGTGACCAACAAGTGGACAATGGTGGCGCCTCTCCGAGAAGGTGTCAGCAATGCTGCGGTGGTCAGTGCCAAGCTCAGGCTGTTTGCCTTTGGCGGTACCAGCGTAAGCCATGACAAACTGCCCAAAGTACAGTGTTATGACCCGGTTGAAAACAGGTGGACTGTGCCGGCCACCTGCCCGCAGCCGTGGAGGTACACAGCCGCTGCTGTGCTGGGGAACCAGATTTTCATCATGGGTGGGGACACCGAATTCTCCGCCTGTTCTGCGTACAGATTTAACAGTGAGACCTATCAGTGGACGAAAGTCGGCGACGTAACTGCTAAGCGAATGAGCTGCCATGCCGTGGCCTCTGGAAATAAACTCTATGTAGTTGGGGGCTATTTTGGCACTCAGAGGTGTAAGACACTGGACTGCTATGATCCCACTTTGGACACGTGGAATAGCATCACTACAGTACCATATTCATTAATTCCCACTGCATTTGTTAGCACGTGGAAGCATCTTCCTACCTAG